The Henckelia pumila isolate YLH828 chromosome 2, ASM3356847v2, whole genome shotgun sequence genome includes a window with the following:
- the LOC140877470 gene encoding secreted RxLR effector protein 161-like yields the protein MGELNFFLGLQVNQLDTGIFINQTKFTKELIKKFGMENCSAISTPMSASIKLDKDESGAPVEVTMYRGLIGSLLYLTASRPDIMFDVCLCARFQAAPKQSHYIAAKRIIKYLKGTTNMGLWYSKDSEFNLVGYSDADYAGCNIDRKSTSESCQFLEDRLISWFIKKQTSIAISTAEAEYLAAGSCCPQILWIQQQLRDYGIKSNEAPIFCDNTSAIAITQNPVMHSRTKHIDVHHHFIRENILKRRFK from the coding sequence atgggagaattaaatttcttcCTCGGACTACAAGTCAATCAGCTGGATACTGgcattttcataaatcaaacTAAGTTCACCAAAGAACTTATCAAgaagtttggtatggagaatTGCTCTGCCATTTCTACCCCTATGAGTGCTTCtattaaacttgacaaagatgaATCAGGAGCACCAGTTGAGGTAACTATGTATCGAGGTCTAATCGGTTCACTACTTTATCTTACGGCCAGTAGACCAGATATTATGTTTGATGTATGTttgtgtgcaagatttcaagcagcacccaaGCAATCGCATTACATTGCAGCTAAGAGGATTATTAAATATCTTAAAGGCACTACAAATATGGGCCTTTGGTATTCCAAAGACTCAGAATTTAACCTTGTTGGTTATTctgatgcagattatgcaggttgcaaTATTGACAGAAAAAGCACTAGCGAGTCGTGTCAATTTTTGGAAGATAGACTTATTTCATGGTTCATTAAGAAGCAAACATCAATTGCCATATCTACtgctgaagcagaataccttgcagCTGGCAGTTGCTGTCCTCAAATACTGtggatacaacaacagcttAGGGACTATGGAATCAAGTCAAATGAAGCTCCTATATTTTGTGACAACACGAGTGCTATTGCAATCACTCAAAATCCAGTGATGCATTCCAGAACCAAGCACATTGATGTTCACCATCATTTCATTCGTGAAAACATACTCAAAAGGAGATTCAAATGA